The sequence CGCCAACAGCTGCCTCACTGGAACTCCGCTCCGCCACTGCGGCCGAACGCGTTCTGGGGCTCGAGCGAAAGGCTTGGGCGTCGCCCCGCCCACTCGGACAAGCAGCCAATGGCGAGCCTCGCTTTGCCACCAGGGGTGTGGTCAACACCAAGCCATTCACAAAGCTGTGAGCGGCTGGTGGCCGGACTGGAGCAGACACGCGACATTCCCGAGACGGCGGGAGGGCTCGGCGGGTCCACAGCCGGTAATGAGGGTCGCCCCTCCAATTGGTGCGTCCGCATGTTAACAGACCCGGATCTGACTGGCACACCTGCGGAATGGGAGTGTAAGGGAAACTCAAATCACCCTCGTTAATATGCAATTGCAAGGCGGATTAAAGACGTTTGGGCGCCACAGCCTGCCCGGGCAGCGTCGTGCTGGAGGCAGGAATCAGAAGCTGATGGGATGCCAGCGCAGAGCAGACCACATCTATGCATCTGTACTCAGCATTTAGGGAACACTGGAGAAAAGCAACtgggctggggttcaaagtcagCCACATGGACTGGTGAAGCAGTGGTAATGCCAAGTAAGCACTTACTGAAGCCAGCAAGGGCAACGTAAGAAAATAAACATGATCGCTCTAAACAAGGCCTTACGTGCCACTGGCTAGTGAGCACTCCACGTCACCTTCAATCAGGACCGAGAGGTCACCCCAGACACTGCGGACTTCCAGTCAGCTGCCATCTGTGTGCCCTCTAAGCTCCCCCAGCCGCGTCCATCCATGTCAGGCGCACGAGGCACACGCAGTAAGAGCTAGCTAGTGCCCGGTGTGCCTGAGTGATGCGGTTGCTAGGTGCTGGGCACATTGTCAGTGTCGACGTAGGCCTGGGCTAACTGTTGCTACTGGATACCGGAGTGCGCAGCTCAGCGCCAGCCAACATGTGGGCTGGATTTGTGAGGTGGCCAATGGCCGCCAGGAGTCTTCACAGGGCCTCACCGAGCCCAGGTGCACAGCATGTAGGGCATCAATGGCCGACGGTCCACAAAAAACCCACTCTATCTACAGGGAGGTGGCAGGAGTGCCATGGGGCATGTTGGCGGACTCGGCATCTCGCTGCAGTTGCTCCACAACTCAAGCGGCACTTCACCAAATGTCACAGACACCCAGCTGGCTCTCTCCAGTCTACGCTGATCCCAAGCGCCAGTAGGAGGCGTTGCACAAAGACAGACTGAAGAAGGAGGTGACACGTCCAGCACAAGCGGTCAGGGCCACGTGGTGGCGTTGACATCAGGAAGCCACCCGCCCCTCTACTTCAGGTCTGGACCTCTGCCAGGAATGCCACTCCGGAAAAAAACATCCAGCTTCCGGCATTTGTCTTGTGCTTCCCGGTCTGCTGGGCGGGATGCTTCAGATGCCCATGTTTCATTTCTTGCTTGTCAGACCTCACCCTGTCTGCCCATTTAGTGGATGTCACGGGAAGAAGTTTGTCCAGCAGCTCCAGGAACACTTAGCTAAGGGGTGACAAGGGACAGACAGGAAGTGGGCCATCCAAAGCAGCAATGATGCCAGTGTTTTTTCAGCAGGGCGGCAAGCACTCAGACAAAGGGGACCAGTTATGTCCACTCGATGACATTTTACATTCACGCATTTGTCCGAGGTGGCTCGCCATATCTGAGATTCATGCACTTGGTTCTGTTTCTCTTGTTGTTCCACAGgcagcaggtgaagtgacttgctcagggtcactcgGCGCCAGTAGTGGGTTTTTGATGACATTTTAGGGCCACGGGGAGATCCGAGTGGCAGGAGGGCACCAATCCCCCCTCCCCCCAAACAACACAGCACATCCTTGGGAAGGAATGAGAAATCGACAGCGGCCGGGGGTCCTTTGATTGAATCGATTCGTGCGCCCCGGAATGGGGGGGAGGGGGTCTGCCAGACACCTCCCTGCAGTACAGACAGTCCTGACTCAGGAGCCCTGGGATTCAAACCTCTCGGCTTTCAtcggcaaacacacacacacacacacacacacaaacacacacacgcacaaggcGCGGACGAGTGACCGCCGATATCGTCAAGAGCGCGCGCGGCGCCTTTAAGGTTTCCGGAGCGCGCGTCCGCGCTCGCTCTTCCTGCCGGCCGGTCACGCGCCTCATTAAGAGCCGCCTGAGAGCAGCGGAGCGCGCGCTTCGCCCGCTGGACGCCGAGTTTGTCCGGAGGCGTCACTCGTTCGCTCGCGCCTTCTTAAAGACGGCCTTCTGTCTTCGGAGTTTTCATCACTTGAGCAGGGCGTCCTCAGTGCAGGCAGCATGTCCGGCGAGCAGGCTACAGCAGCGGAGCCTcccaaagcagcagcagcagcagcaggaggaggaggaggacaagaaGCCGCAGGACGAGACGAAGCTGGAGGacgagcagcagcagcagcaggagcaggcGACGGCGACTCCCGCTCAGGAGGAAGCCTCGTACCGCGCCCTGCTTCTCTCCGGCTACGGCGGCTACGACAAAGTGAAGCTGCACACCAAGAAGGGCGCGCCCGCCCCAAAGCCGGCGAGCTGCTGCTGCGGGTCAAAGCCTGCGGCTTGAACTTCGCCGACCTGATGGCCAGGCAGGGGCTCTACGACCGGCTGCCCTCCCCGCCCGTTACGCCCGGGATGGAGTGCTCGGGGGTCGTGGAGGCGGTTGGCGAAGGAGTGAGCGAGCGACAGGTGGGCACGAGAGTGATGATGACGGTGATGGTGATGActgggtttgtttgtttgtttgaaggGGTGGGTTTGCCCGGGGAAGCCCGCCGGTTTGCCCCCATTGAACTCGGCCAGCGACGCCACCGCCCATCGTTTGTGTTGGGGATAAACAGTGGTCTCTGCGCGCATGCGCCCTGTGCGCCTGAGCTCCTCCCTGCACCCCCCCTTTCCAGATGTAGCGCCAGTCGGACACCCGGCGGGGTCCCTTGAAGTTCTATTTGTGGGACCCCCGAGCGAGTGGTGAAGTGTCGGGGTCTTCCTTAAAGCCCCTGCCGTTTTTTTGCGTGTGTGTTTGAGTAGCTGCAGACGGGGGGTCGCCTTTCAGTGACACGTGTGTATCTTTGCAGACCCCCGTGTTGCCCCCAATGTGGACCGGTGCCCCGAATCTCCTCGTGTTGCTTTGTGAGCTTCTGGAGGCCCAGACGACTAAGATGATGGTGGGGTGTCCTActgtggtggtgatgatgatgatgggggGCTTACGCTTTGGTGCATCTTGGCAGGCTCTTCTGAGGTGGCAGGGTAGCTGGTGTGTGCTGGTACACTTTGTTGAGCCCATTGGCAGAGCCTGAGAAGTGACTGGCACTGTATACCTTGGATGTGCCCTCGGGGGTCCTGGGGTGAGTTGACGATTCCTGTTTGGTGTGGCTGCAGTGCCCCCTCACGTGGACCTCTTGGTCTGTTTGGCCAGTATGGTAACTGGACTGTATGGGGTCTTGGAGGGTCCCAGCACTGCTGCTATTTGAAGACCCAATGAGGAGTCTGCTTGCTGCTCCCCCCCTCTTCATTTCTGCCAACAGATGCCCGCAAGTCGACTTGATTTTCAACGTGGTTACCTTATTGTGTCGCCTTAAGATTCTTGTGGGGGTCCTGATCTGCTGAATCGAGCACCCCTCTGTTTGATTGATGCATTGAGAATGGAGTTTGATTGGAAGCCCCCCGGGCCGGAATGACGGACCCTTGTGCTGGTGCCTCAACATTTTGAGTGCAGAGTTTGGCAACACGGGGGCTCAGAGGTTAGCCGTGTGAATTCCGTACTGTGGTCTCCACTCCTAGAGATGGCACctccatccagggttgtgcccagtgttgccaaGGTAGACCCCGATTGGGCTTAAGCAGGTTTGAGGCTGCTGTTAAGTACTGAGAGCCCCCCGAGCCACATGGCTGGCAGAGACCCTTGTGGTCTTCGTGCCCCTCGCTCTCTCCTGCTGCTGTGACTTTCAGGTTTTTCTGCCCAAATTCAGTTGCTTTTTCAAACCTTTTCTTGTGACCAGATGTTTGGCAACTTGATGCCATCTGCTGGtccactgattgactgactggcAGAGTCGGGCACAAGTGTCTCGCCAGGAGAGGGGCTGTTGAGGCTCATGGGGCACCTGTAGGCTGCTGGGTTTGGTGCCCTTGGTGGTCGACTGGCATAGAGTGGTGCCCCCGGTGGACCATCGTCTGTGTGTCACCGACTCTCCTTCTGCTGTTTCCACACAGGTTGGTGACAAGGTTATTGCGATGAACAAGTTTGGCATGTGGCAGGAGCTGGTGGTTGTGCCAGTCAGCCACACTTTCCTGATGCCAGATGGCATGAGCTTTGAAGAGGCCGCAGCCCTGCCAGTCAACTATGTGACCGCCTACATGATGCTCTTCGACTTTGGAAACTTGCGACCAAACCAAAGTGTCCTGGTGCACATGGCGGCAGGTAAGGACGTGCCAGGGGTCTCGCCGTTTTCCTGACTGTGCATTTTGGTGGGCGCTGCACTCGTGGTTTGATGTGCCCCTACTTTTGGGCCCGATTGGTTGGTGTGTTTGTTGCGACGAGCGTCAGAGTGACGTTTACATCTGCGCCGTACTCGTCTATGCGTGGCAAGGCTACGTGGGTCACGTGAGTGACAGAGTGCGAATGCTCGGTGACAGGCTGGCACCCGGTGCCTCTTCCTGCTGTGCGTCCGGGCTCTCTGACTGTGAATTTGAAGATGGCGAGGTGAAATAAAGGGGTGTCACTTGTCACGTGTTGGGGGTGTCACTTATCACGTGTGTGGACGACCCTGGGATCCTCGGGCTGTTAAACTGGGTAGGTCAGCACAAGGACGTGTGCCAGCTggtcattcatttcatttcttaacGCTCCAGGAGCACAAACTCGGATCAGCGCGGGCACCAAGGTGAGGCCATTGCTCCAAATCCTGCCATCCTCATGGTCTCTTGTCACAAGAGTGGCATGGTGTGCCAGAGGTGTTCAAGCAGGTCCTCTTTCAAACCTTCCTCATCACTGAAACCCAAAGCTTTGGGCACAAAGGGGTCCTGGTGGTGATGGTTGGTGAGTTGGTCACCGTGATAGGCCAGCAGCCACTTGAGTGCCCAGGGGTGCCAGAGGTTCGTTTCACCCACTTGGGCACCAAGGCCTCCCTTATGCTGTTCTGTGCCCCCGTTTAGCCCCCTGCTGCCATCTCACCTCGGCCCCTTTGTACATTAAAGCAGGGTGGCGCCTTCCTGGGGGGACTCACCGGTGTGTGCCCCCCATGGACTCCCCCAGACTGGTTGGTGTTTGTTCAGGATGTGGATGGCATGCAGTTGCCTGTGACTCTTTGTCTTGCATGGCGCTGCCCCGTCCCACGTTCTTTCACATTTTTACTGCGGGGGGTTTGCTTATTCCACTAGTTTAGCCCCCTTCCCTCGTCCCTGGTGGGCTCATGGCATCACTCTGCCTAGTCGTGTTATTTTAGCCCCCTCTCCGTTTGCCTTTTAGTTTTGGTGGTCTGTTTGGTGACGGGGCCCCTCTGTGGCCTTCACCTGCCCGCCATTGGCCCCTCAAGTGGGCCGCCTTGTTGCTTTCTGTAAAGCGGTGGGCCTTGAGGTCGGAAACCCGCCACCACACTGAAGAGTGTGAGGGGGCACAGCTAGATGGCACTGCTCTTGGTGGCACACTGCAGACAGAAGGTCAGAATGGGGTCATGCCAGCCCCCTGTGGTTACAGTGGAGAGAAGCCGAGCCTGCTGGGAGTTTCAGTTAAATGTTACAGTTTGGGGGTGGTGATTGGGGGGGGTCTCCTGTGTAGGGCACACAAGGGCGAGGCTTCAGTTTCAGAGCTTGAAGGACTGATGGGCATCTGAGGCCTGTGCCACCTGctgctctgttttattttgtgggTGTGGCACATCTCCTCTGGGCAGTTCTCATTGAGTCCTACCCGTTGACCACCGTGGGCACTTGCTGTCGCTGAAGGAGGTCGGCCCTAAGGAGTGCTTGGGATGTGGCATTTGGGATTGGGCTTGCAGACGCTGGCGGGTGGTCCTTGCCCATCTTGATGTGGGTGGGCTGACAAATGATTGATTGTATTAAGCCCTCTGTATGTACAGAGCAGTGCCATGTGACCCCGCTGGGCACTTGAGCTTTGAGGTGGCAACGCCCCATCTGTTATTTCAGTGGCCCTTTGTTTGTTTTAAGGCCCCCCTACTGAGTGTCGTATCCCGATGTCGCCCCCTCTTTGTTGATGTTCCTGCCATGTGGCATCATCGTCTTGATGTTCGTATGAATGACACCGGTGACACCATCACAACATTCAATACGGTAGCAGTGACAAAAAAGTAAGACAATAGGAGAACAGATTTGCCCGCTGCCAGTCGCACAGAAAATAAAACGCTAAATCGCCAAGCCCGAGATGGGCGTTACCAGCAGTGTGACTGCAACAGTCTGTGTGTCCAGTAGGGGTCGCTCTTAGTGACGGCTCCCTAACGTGTCCTCGATGGTGACGGGTGACCTCGGTTTCCTGACCCCCTGAGGTCTACGGCACCTTCGTGGAGTCGAGTTTGGCGTGAGACGATGCGCTGCGGCACCAGACTGTTATGGAGGACCCCCTCAACGGCAGTCGGCAGGGTGGTGAGGAGGTCCTCCTCAAATCGGCTGTCATTTCTGTGATTTTCAGACTTGGGGTGACCTCGGCAGTTTGGTGTGGGGACAGAAGATGACCCCCGAGGGGCCCGGACTGATATTTGGAGACCCAGAGACGTGTCATTTTGAGACCCCCGAGGAGGTGTTCATGGCACCCTCCACTGTCCTGTTGGCATGGTGGGTCAAGGAGACAATCGAGTGTCATGGTGGCCGTGTGCCTTGTGTGTCCGTTTCAAAGCTGCCCGCTGAGCTGAGCCAGGTGTTGCCCTGCCACAGGTGCCACCCCAGGCGTTGACTTGCGTTGTTTACATTTGCAGGACAAAGTCAAAGATGCCCTTCAGTTTTATGTTCTCttcccataatgccctgctgtTCATGGAGAGCCCGGCTAGGGGTCCCGTGATGGCGAGGGGGCCGGGCACAGCTGGAGGGTCCTGTGTTGTACAGTCGTGTTTATTGAATTCTCCCGGGGTCCGAAGGCTCAGGTGAGGGGAAGGGGCTGGCCGAGGTGGCGTGAAGTGAGCGCCAGGGTCAAACGTTCACACTGAGCAGGAATTCCCAAACAATGGCGAGCGGAAGTGGCGGTCCTCCCGCGGCGACGCGGCCGGTAACCTGATCTCCTCACTGCCGCAGATGTGTGCTGACGCGGTGCTGCCGGCCGCTGTGCCAGGACTCGTGATGAATTTTTCATGCCCGCTCCTCCTAATGTACTGCAGCGAGCAAACAACAATGAGGCATTGTTCCTTGGGGGCGCGTTGCCTGGAGCCAGCTGTGCGGGAAACCCACTTGACAGCTGTGCGCCGCTCTTCATCGGAGGTCGCCTGAGCGGCTCTCGAGTGGACACGGCGGTCCCGCCCCCTGGCACGGTGTCTGGCTTAGGCCCGCTCCGCTCAACTGTGCCGAGTGGGTGGGATTGCTGTGGCCGCCCTCCTCTGCGTTGTGAAGCGGACGTGTGTGGGTCTCCGAGGTGGGCCTCGCCCACGCGGCATGGCACTTCGATGGCCGTGTGGCCTTTTGGATGTTTGTGCACCCCCCCCAACTCCCCCCCCGGACTCCAGGGGCCCAGGCCTGGGCTTCATACCATGTGATCGGTCTGCAAAGCGAGAGACTAAATTTACGTGACTGGCCTCCATGAGACCCTCTAGGCTTGGAGGACTGGCAGAGACCCTCTTGTTGGTTGACGTGCCACAGATGGAGTGGGGCACAATTAGGGCTTgggaaggcagaaaaaaatgaaaatgaaagcctGGCTTCATACCAAGGAGGCCAAGATGGAGGCCTTAAAGAGAGGGGCTCGGGGGTCCCATTGAGCAGCAGACCCCCTATGATGTTCTAAGGCCTCGTGTGGACAATTCGGCAGGGCAGAAGATGGAAGGAGCTGAGAAGGTGACGTGGGTGGGGTCAGACTAGCGTTACGAAGAACTGGGTGGGCGCTGGCACTTTGGGGGCATTCGCCTCTCCCCTTGATACTTGATGAACTCCGTTTGCCCTTTTAAATGGCAGCCGTTTTGCATGATTGCCCGTGATGGTGACGTCTCTAACTGTCTGCATTCGTGTCTCGAAGGTGGCGTGGGGATTGCTGCCACACAGCTGTGCCAGACTGTCCAGAATGTCACCGTGTTTGGCACGTCCTCCTCCTCCAAACATGAAGTGATCAAACAGAACGGAGTCGCACACGCCATTGACTACCGGACCATGGATTACGTGGATGAGATCCGCAAAATTTCTCCCAAAGGTAAGCCGGTGGCGCGCGGCACCCTTCTGTTGGCCTGGCACCTCGGTTGCTTGCCGTGCCATTGGCCACTCGGCTCCTGGTGTTTGTTTTGTCATCTTGCACTTTTCTCTTTGCAGGTGTGGATGTCGTTCTGGACCCTCTTGGGGGGTCCGACACCAGCAAAGCCTTCAACCTGCTGAAGCCGATGGGAAAACTCGTCACGTACGGTAGGTGCTGCCAAGCAGGGTGGGCCAAGTCAGTCCTTCTTGCTCAAGTGCCACTTGGGCGTTGATGGGGAGCTGCCCGCCTGCTGCCATTAAAAGCGAGAAGCCGTCGTTTAAGAGTTAAATAAGCAATCGGGCATCAGAGTATGAACAGGCGAAAATGAAGCCCGTCTGCcttaattcaataaaatgaagAAGGCACATCCGGAGAGAGACCGGACTggcacaaaaacctgcagccaccatggccctccaggaccaactgTGTCCACCCCAGTCTAAATGGCTGGCATTGCCATTGTCGGGCATAACTTGAGAGAAGTGATTTGGAAGGTGGGGGCATGAGCCGTTTGCCCACCTGCATATTGGCACACACTACACTCCTGGTTGTCTGTCTCCTGAGGGGAGCCGGGCACTGGGCTAAACGTCGTGCACCACAGGGAGGCCACCCAATGTAAACGGCACTTGTTGACTTAACTTTGGCGTGCCAGCAATAGGCCGGGCATGTGATATTGGAGGGCGTCGTATCAGGGCTCACTGGCAGACGTGGCGCACACAAATGCTGCTGTGTGTGACGACGGGGTGCTCACTGGGGCTTTTGTACCCGTTCTGATGCGGTGGTCGGGATTCTGTCTGGTTTAATGAAGGTGGGTATTGATGGCCCACCTCGGGCACATCTGTTGCCCTGTGGACTCTGAAGTGTGCTTTGCCACTTAGTCCCTCAGTGCTGGCACCACATTTACTCTGAAGCTGTGAGTGACAAGACCCAGCTGTCTGGATGCCACTTTAAGCCCACCCTGGGAATGAGTTCAGTTTGGAGACCACCGATTGGGCTGGCAGCCACTTTGAAAGGCCCAGCCTGCTGCTGACTCCCTCCCACTTGTCTCTTTCAGGTGCTGCCAACCTCCTGACTGGCCAGAAGAAGAACATCATGGCACTGGCAAAGACCTGGTGGAATCAGTTCAGCATCAACGCCATCCAGCTGATGCACTCCAACAAGGCGGTGTGCGGCTATCACCTCGGGTGCCTGGACGGCGAGATGGAGCTCATTGGCACCGTGATGAAGACTCTGCTCGAGCTCTACAAGCAAGGCAAGGTCAAGCCCAAGGTGGACTCGGTGTGGCCTTTTGAACAGGTCAGTGTGGGTGCCCCCTGGGGTCTCTTGTACCAATGACTGGACCCAACCGTAACCACGCAGATGCCAGGCGGCCATCCTGCTGTAGTCTTCATAATGTGGACCTGGGCGGTGATCCTCCATTTCAGGCAAAGGGCCGCCTGGCGTTGGGACGACCGGACCGGTTCAGTTTATGGGCACAGTGCCATCACCTGCGCTACCAAGAAAGCCCGTCGGAGGAGGTCCGGCCTGTTTGTGTTGAGCCCACCGTGGCCTGCTCTGGTTGGCCGCTGCGTCTCTTCACACTGAGGACGGGGCTGGCTGATTGGCTGTAGAGGTGGGCATCGCCTGCTCCAAACAAAGCTAAAAGGACGAGTCGCCAGAGCAGGTGGCACCCCCTCGACCGCCTGGGTCTTTCAGTGCCCCCCATCTCCTGTTCTTTGCATTGGTGTTTCTTGTATTCGGTGGTGTCCTCGTGTGTGGCGCCAATACGGCAAATTCTGATTTACCTGTGCCTTTTTGCCCTGCAGGTGGGAGACGCCATGAGACAGATGCAGGAGAGGAAGAACGTTGGCAAAGTCCTTTTGGTGCCCGAGGTCAAGAAGGAAGAGAATTAAAGCCAACTGAgtggtggtgtgtggctgtgGTAATGAAGGTTTCACTGTCGTCCGCTAATCTTTGGGACCCCCATTTGTTGCCATGTGCTTTACTTGTCCAGGTGCCAATTGTGACTTTTGTGGCAGGGGCACAGCAGGACCCCAACCCCCGGTCCCTGAAGCTTAGCAGCAAGCTGACTAATCAGATGTGTGCCCGTCTCGTGTTGTGCTGCATGTGGGTACTCCTGTCTTGGCATACCCACCAGTGGAAGCATTTGTCTTGTGGTGGGCAGCTCCGTTTTCTGTGCACGATGCCCTACTGTGTGTCTACTTGCACTCTGCTTGCCAACTGCAGAACCTTTTGCACTTAATGTTGTGTTGCTGTGGTTGAAGGTCCAAATAGTGTGCCAAATCGGGTGGTGCTTGTGCCCAGCCCATGGAGCCCCTGGTGCATGCCACCATTCCCTCTGCGTCCAAGCTGAACAGGAAGTGCCTTGTTGTAGGGGTAATTCTTGTGCCTTCTGCCACTGTGGCAGTTAAACCACTAAAGCCTTGCCATCTTTGCCAGTCACAAGCCCTCCTACAGGATGGTTGTGTGGCATGGATTAGGAAGCGCTGGGTGAGGAGTCTGTACCACTTGGGGTgcgagtgtgtgtgagtgaatgtgtgtgCACTAACTGCTGAGGAGGAATGGCAGAAGGGTGGTGCCACCCCAGATCAGATGGGAGATTCCACTTGGCACAGCCAAACCCGAGGGAGCGGAACTCTGCCTTTCACTGCACTGGCAGGACCTTGTGCCCTGGTGTCTGGGGCAAATTACAGCCGCTCTTAGTGTTGCAGATTTGTGCTTGTGCCAGTGTTGTGCCAATGCCGTGTATCACGTTTACTTCAACTTGTACCGCTTTCCTGCCTGATGTTACCATGAGCCTTATGCGTTTTCCAGAACggataaataaagaaattaaatgcaGAATGCGAGTGCCAACGTCTCCTTACTCACTCGGCGCCGACCACCGGGGGGCACTGGTGGCTGATTCTGCCAAACCCATCGCGAACAATCAAGACAAGCGGGACACGACGCTTATTAGCaaaaatttaattcagttcagttaaTTTATTGTCGACTTGCTACGGGGGGGGCAGTGCCCGGGGGCTTCTGGTACTTGCACTGGATCCACACGCGGTACATCTTGAGCTGCTTTCCACGGTTCACCTGGAGTCGCCTGTCCACCACGTTCTGGACCCTCGTCAGACCAGCTTGTGTCAAGAGCCCGTCGAGTTCATCTGAGGAGAGACCCCGCAATTAGGGCTGGCACTGGTGGCGCGTCAATCTGCGATTCGAGATGAACTCACCTTGCGTGAAAAAGTAGACCCTCGTGCCATCGCCGCGGGCATAGAAGTTCTCGGCCAGACAGCGTCCTGAAATGGGAAGGGGACACGTGTGGGTCAGGGTGGCAGGGACTCTTGGCGCCGCTGCTGGCGTCTACTCACCTTTCTTAAAGCGCAGCTGTGCCATGTCGTAGCGGCCGTAGTCCCGCAGCAAAATCAACCCACCGGGCCGCAGCAGCCTGGCTAATCTGGAGAGGGCAGCAGCCATCCTGCGTTTTGAAGTTTCAAAAATCAGTGAAGGCCCGTGGGCAGGCATGCGCTCAACCTGGCACACTGTGCCAGTCTGTGT comes from Polypterus senegalus isolate Bchr_013 chromosome 17, ASM1683550v1, whole genome shotgun sequence and encodes:
- the vat1 gene encoding LOW QUALITY PROTEIN: synaptic vesicle membrane protein VAT-1 homolog (The sequence of the model RefSeq protein was modified relative to this genomic sequence to represent the inferred CDS: inserted 1 base in 1 codon); amino-acid sequence: MPACAARISRRSPGAPAGCRDFLQSRQQLPHWNSAPPLRPNAFWGSSERLGRRPAHSDKQPMASLALPPGVWSTPSHSQSCERLVAGLEQTRDIPETAGGLGGSTAGNEGRPSNWSPGIQTSRLSSANTHTHTHTQTHTRTRRGRVTADIVKSARGAFKVSGARVRARSSCRPVTRLIKSRLRAAERALRPLDAEFVRRRHSFARAFLKTAFCLRSFHHLSRASSVQAACPASRLQQRSLPKQQQQQQEEEEDKKPQDETKLEDEQQQQQEQATATPAQEEASYRALLLSGYGGYDKVKLHTKKGAPAXKAGELLLRVKACGLNFADLMARQGLYDRLPSPPVTPGMECSGVVEAVGEGVSERQVGDKVIAMNKFGMWQELVVVPVSHTFLMPDGMSFEEAAALPVNYVTAYMMLFDFGNLRPNQSVLVHMAAGGVGIAATQLCQTVQNVTVFGTSSSSKHEVIKQNGVAHAIDYRTMDYVDEIRKISPKGVDVVLDPLGGSDTSKAFNLLKPMGKLVTYGAANLLTGQKKNIMALAKTWWNQFSINAIQLMHSNKAVCGYHLGCLDGEMELIGTVMKTLLELYKQGKVKPKVDSVWPFEQVGDAMRQMQERKNVGKVLLVPEVKKEEN